One Fundidesulfovibrio terrae genomic window carries:
- a CDS encoding sigma 54-interacting transcriptional regulator — protein sequence MNTVCQLELKVLYEISQIIGQALELDQTIGEILRILSETMEMKRATVTLLDEETSLLTIRASHGLSSEEKKRGVYKLDEGVTGRIFQTGKPFVVPDIAKEPLFLDRTQSRRLERGRIAFLGVPILLKGQTVGVLTVDRIFGDDVSFEEDVRFLSIVTALISQFVQLGKLVRAREENLRRENLSLRFKLSKSYHRFFIVGQSQPMTRVHQMIEKVAPTRATVLLLGESGTGKTLTARMIHELSDRAKYPFIKVNCAAIPENLLESELFGYEKGAFTGAAAPKPGRFEEADKGTIFLDEIGELPGGIQSKLLRFLQEREFERLGGIKTRKVDVRIIAATNRDLAEAVTLGEFREDLFYRLNVFPVLVPSLRERREDIPALLNHFLDKLSREYGRRLSFSPRALDALVKYDWPGNVREMENLVERLSIMVEDERIDLGDIPPYFFTAGKPVAHAPQDGQGSLKDMEKREVVGALERHNWVQSRAARELGLTLRQMGYRIKKFGLERMVNERKGREPGLEMN from the coding sequence ATGAACACCGTCTGCCAGCTCGAACTCAAGGTTCTTTACGAAATTTCGCAAATCATAGGTCAAGCTCTGGAGCTGGACCAGACCATCGGCGAGATACTGCGCATCCTCTCGGAAACAATGGAGATGAAGCGAGCCACCGTCACTCTTCTGGACGAAGAGACCAGCCTGCTCACCATCCGCGCCTCGCACGGCCTGTCCTCCGAAGAGAAAAAGCGCGGCGTCTACAAGCTCGACGAGGGGGTCACGGGGCGCATCTTCCAGACCGGCAAGCCCTTCGTGGTGCCGGACATCGCCAAGGAACCCCTGTTCCTGGACCGCACCCAGTCCCGCCGCCTGGAGCGCGGGCGCATCGCCTTCCTGGGCGTGCCCATCCTGCTCAAGGGCCAGACAGTGGGCGTGCTCACCGTGGACAGAATCTTCGGTGACGACGTCTCCTTCGAGGAGGACGTGCGCTTTTTGTCCATCGTCACCGCGCTCATCAGCCAGTTCGTGCAGCTGGGCAAGCTGGTGCGTGCCCGCGAGGAGAACCTGCGCCGCGAGAACCTCTCGCTTCGCTTCAAGCTCTCCAAGAGTTACCACCGTTTCTTCATCGTGGGCCAGTCCCAGCCCATGACCCGCGTGCACCAGATGATCGAGAAGGTGGCCCCCACCCGGGCCACGGTGCTGCTGCTCGGCGAATCGGGCACGGGCAAGACCCTCACCGCCCGCATGATCCATGAACTCTCGGACCGGGCCAAGTACCCCTTCATCAAGGTCAACTGCGCGGCCATCCCCGAGAACCTCCTGGAGTCGGAACTCTTCGGCTACGAAAAGGGAGCCTTCACCGGTGCGGCCGCGCCCAAGCCGGGCCGCTTCGAGGAGGCCGACAAGGGCACCATCTTCCTGGACGAGATCGGGGAACTCCCGGGGGGCATCCAGTCCAAGCTGCTCCGCTTCCTGCAGGAGCGCGAGTTCGAGCGCCTGGGCGGGATCAAGACCCGCAAGGTGGACGTGCGCATCATCGCCGCCACCAACCGCGACCTGGCCGAGGCCGTCACCCTGGGCGAGTTCCGCGAGGACCTCTTCTACCGGCTGAACGTCTTCCCCGTGCTGGTGCCGTCGCTGCGCGAGCGCCGCGAGGACATCCCGGCGCTGCTCAACCACTTCCTGGACAAGCTCTCGCGCGAATACGGGCGCAGGCTCTCCTTCTCGCCGCGCGCCCTGGACGCCTTGGTCAAGTACGACTGGCCCGGCAACGTGCGCGAGATGGAAAACCTGGTGGAGCGCCTCTCCATCATGGTGGAGGACGAACGCATCGACCTGGGCGATATCCCGCCGTACTTCTTCACCGCGGGCAAGCCCGTGGCCCACGCTCCCCAGGACGGGCAGGGGAGCCTCAAGGACATGGAGAAGCGCGAGGTCGTGGGCGCGCTGGAGCGCCACAACTGGGTGCAGTCGCGCGCCGCCCGGGAGCTGGGGCTCACCCTCCGCCAGATGGGCTACCGCATCAAGAAGTTCGGCCTGGAGCGCATGGTCAACGAGAGAAAAGGGCGGGAGCCCGGGCTGGAGATGAATTAG
- a CDS encoding DMT family transporter: protein MEMLLVLMAVLAGALVPVQAGLNMLLRQHLSDPTQAAFISFVVGTVVLLAYCLALRHQWPSLAEMSKIPPVLWIGGAFGAFFVATTIYLGPRIGAATMTAFILAGQLTASLLLDHFGAIGFPEHAVSPWRIVGVVLLAVGAWMIKAF from the coding sequence ATGGAAATGCTTCTCGTGCTCATGGCCGTACTGGCCGGGGCTCTCGTCCCGGTGCAGGCGGGGCTTAACATGCTGCTGCGCCAGCACCTGTCCGACCCCACCCAGGCGGCCTTCATCTCGTTCGTCGTGGGCACGGTGGTGCTGCTCGCCTACTGCCTGGCGCTGCGCCACCAGTGGCCGAGCCTGGCCGAGATGTCCAAGATTCCGCCGGTGCTCTGGATCGGCGGGGCGTTCGGGGCCTTTTTCGTGGCCACCACCATCTACCTGGGACCCAGGATCGGCGCGGCCACCATGACGGCCTTCATCCTGGCGGGGCAGCTTACGGCCTCGCTGCTGCTGGACCATTTCGGGGCCATCGGCTTTCCGGAGCACGCCGTGAGCCCGTGGCGCATCGTCGGCGTGGTGCTGCTGGCAGTGGGAGCCTGGATGATCAAGGCGTTCTAG
- a CDS encoding RT0821/Lpp0805 family surface protein, translating into MAKVILFVFCLQLLAACAPDGQITKRDVGMVVGGAGGAVAGQAIGGNDPAGRVMGTILGVIVGAAVGGYLGSLWDDYDRKQAAYALETGRDNKPVAWHNPNTNSENTMTPVRTYYEPAGTPCREFTQTIYIDGKRETGRGTACRQPDGTWRITNMQQ; encoded by the coding sequence ATGGCCAAAGTGATTCTGTTCGTGTTTTGTCTGCAGCTTCTAGCCGCCTGCGCTCCTGACGGCCAGATCACCAAGCGCGACGTGGGCATGGTGGTGGGCGGAGCGGGCGGCGCGGTGGCCGGCCAGGCCATCGGCGGAAACGATCCCGCCGGACGGGTGATGGGTACGATCCTGGGCGTGATCGTGGGCGCGGCCGTGGGCGGCTACCTGGGCAGCCTGTGGGACGACTACGACCGCAAGCAGGCGGCCTACGCGCTGGAAACGGGCCGGGACAACAAGCCCGTTGCCTGGCACAACCCCAACACCAACAGCGAAAACACCATGACCCCGGTGAGAACCTATTACGAGCCCGCGGGCACCCCCTGCCGCGAGTTCACCCAGACCATCTACATCGACGGCAAGCGTGAGACCGGCCGCGGCACCGCCTGCCGCCAGCCCGACGGCACCTGGCGCATCACCAACATGCAGCAGTGA
- a CDS encoding DUF2156 domain-containing protein: MNREYVPLSLDGREKYLACLAACPQKVSDYSFANLWGWCEEYGLEWSFGDTHVWLRQTKPTTTYWAPVGPWNSVDWAKCPTLAKGGSFIRVPECLAATWQAALPGRVAVSDAREHWDYVYSVPELVKLSGNRFHKKKNLLSQFTKSYSFEYHPLTADCIEEVLQMQMEWCMWREAECDATLAAENRAIARVVKDWDRLTNLLGGAIRVDGRMIAYTVAEALDDTMLVIHFEKGHTGFKGVYQAINQMFLENQGQDYQFVNREQDLGDEGLRKAKSSYNPVKFLEKRAVTISG; the protein is encoded by the coding sequence GTGAATAGAGAATACGTTCCCCTCTCCCTGGACGGCAGGGAAAAGTACCTGGCCTGTCTGGCCGCCTGCCCGCAGAAAGTTTCCGACTACTCCTTCGCCAACCTGTGGGGCTGGTGCGAGGAATACGGACTGGAATGGTCCTTCGGCGACACCCATGTGTGGCTGCGCCAGACCAAGCCCACCACGACCTACTGGGCTCCGGTGGGCCCCTGGAACAGCGTGGATTGGGCCAAGTGCCCCACCCTGGCCAAGGGCGGCTCGTTCATCCGCGTGCCCGAGTGCCTGGCCGCCACCTGGCAGGCCGCCCTGCCGGGCCGGGTGGCGGTTTCGGACGCCCGCGAGCACTGGGACTACGTCTACTCGGTGCCGGAACTCGTCAAACTCTCGGGCAACCGCTTCCACAAGAAGAAGAACCTGCTCTCGCAGTTCACCAAGTCCTACTCCTTCGAGTACCATCCGCTCACGGCCGACTGCATCGAGGAGGTGCTCCAGATGCAGATGGAGTGGTGCATGTGGCGCGAGGCCGAGTGCGACGCCACGCTTGCGGCCGAGAACCGGGCCATCGCCCGCGTGGTCAAGGACTGGGACCGCCTGACCAACCTGCTGGGCGGGGCCATCCGGGTGGACGGGCGCATGATCGCCTACACCGTGGCCGAGGCCCTGGACGACACCATGCTGGTGATCCACTTCGAGAAGGGCCACACCGGGTTCAAGGGCGTGTACCAGGCCATCAACCAGATGTTCCTGGAGAACCAGGGGCAGGACTACCAGTTCGTCAACCGCGAGCAGGACCTGGGCGACGAGGGGTTGCGCAAGGCCAAGTCCAGCTACAACCCGGTCAAGTTTTTGGAGAAGCGCGCGGTGACCATTTCGGGATAA
- a CDS encoding MATE family efflux transporter encodes MTTAASPYRSIWQLTWPQILMMVFQFLIGVADVYVCGRIGREAQAAMGLVSQALFFFLTVAIAVANGSVAALSQSLGAGRKLRAARFGGLCLLSGVLLSGVIVALGLPLKGLFLSLLNVPAEVRGPAASILGLWLWLLPINYLFLITNAVLRSHKMVMAPLYAMGLSCALNAWLDFGLGLGWWGMPAMGYMGVAWSTFWSMTGGLLINLALLARAGLLNRGMIPAWRWARVAWKYVFRVAWPSGLMQVVWHTGYLVLLAITGGLPSGGVEALAGFAGGARIESGVFLPAFAFNLSASVLVGHALGRGDAAEAKRMGYRVWGLGMTAMTLLAACLWPFLPQLSWAFAPDAGVAAQAVSYLRYNLMAVPFTCTSMILAGALTGAGATVYNLIVFGVSIWLVRLPVAWWLGWKAWGTADGVWFSMLVSQAFQATALLMAYQFKDWSRFSMIKSRNNRE; translated from the coding sequence ATGACCACCGCCGCAAGCCCCTACCGCTCCATCTGGCAGCTCACCTGGCCCCAGATCCTGATGATGGTGTTCCAGTTCCTCATCGGCGTGGCCGATGTGTACGTGTGCGGCCGCATCGGGCGCGAAGCCCAGGCGGCCATGGGGCTGGTGAGCCAGGCGCTGTTCTTCTTCCTCACGGTGGCCATCGCCGTGGCCAACGGGTCGGTGGCGGCGCTCAGCCAGTCGCTGGGCGCGGGCCGGAAGCTGCGCGCGGCGCGCTTCGGCGGGCTGTGCCTCCTGTCCGGCGTGCTGCTCTCCGGGGTGATCGTGGCCTTGGGGCTGCCCCTCAAGGGACTCTTCCTGTCGCTTCTGAACGTCCCCGCCGAGGTGCGCGGCCCGGCTGCCTCGATTCTGGGCCTGTGGCTGTGGCTTTTGCCCATCAACTACCTGTTTCTCATCACCAACGCGGTGCTCAGGTCCCACAAGATGGTCATGGCCCCGCTCTACGCCATGGGGCTGAGCTGCGCGCTCAACGCCTGGCTGGATTTCGGCCTGGGACTCGGCTGGTGGGGCATGCCCGCCATGGGATACATGGGCGTGGCCTGGTCCACGTTCTGGTCCATGACCGGAGGGCTCCTCATCAACCTGGCCCTGCTGGCCCGGGCGGGCCTCCTGAACCGGGGCATGATCCCGGCCTGGCGCTGGGCGCGGGTGGCCTGGAAATACGTGTTCCGCGTGGCCTGGCCCTCGGGGCTCATGCAGGTGGTGTGGCACACGGGTTATCTGGTGCTCCTGGCCATCACCGGCGGGCTGCCTTCGGGTGGGGTGGAGGCCCTGGCCGGGTTCGCCGGAGGGGCGCGCATCGAGTCGGGAGTGTTCCTGCCCGCGTTCGCCTTCAACCTGTCGGCCTCGGTGCTGGTGGGGCACGCCCTGGGCAGAGGCGACGCCGCCGAGGCCAAACGCATGGGCTACCGGGTCTGGGGCTTAGGCATGACGGCCATGACGCTTCTTGCGGCCTGCCTGTGGCCCTTCTTGCCCCAACTCTCCTGGGCGTTCGCCCCGGATGCGGGAGTAGCGGCCCAGGCCGTGAGCTACCTGCGCTACAACCTGATGGCGGTGCCCTTCACCTGCACCAGCATGATCCTGGCCGGAGCTTTGACCGGAGCCGGGGCCACGGTGTACAACCTGATCGTATTCGGCGTGTCCATCTGGCTGGTGCGGCTGCCCGTGGCGTGGTGGCTCGGGTGGAAGGCTTGGGGCACGGCCGACGGCGTGTGGTTTTCCATGCTGGTGTCGCAGGCTTTCCAGGCCACGGCGCTGCTTATGGCGTACCAGTTCAAGGACTGGTCGCGTTTCTCCATGATCAAATCCAGGAACAACCGTGAATAG